The genomic region tccgcacgcctctttcccgtgcgcgcacggagcgcggtggtgcgtttatgggcagtcggagaaatcaacggcaacaaagaaaattacatccagcctagttaagaccataccaaagactataaaaatgggacccattgcctccctgcgtgtgtgacgatcattgggacttaaaaaaaaaaaaaaaaaaaaatcataaaaaaaattcataaaaattggtgcgtattatacatgggtacaggcttttttccagcatcagcatgccatttttagggtgcgtattatacatgggggcgcactatacatggaaaaaaacggtactttgttaatctttttttctttttggcgaAGTGAGTGGGTTAGGGTTCAGAATCCTTGAGAGAGGAAAAACAGGAAACAGCTGTCTCGAAAAACGGAACTATCGGCAGCTTGAGTGAGTAATCTGAGGCAGCTGACTTAGAGGAAGCTGAACatttttgaatttgaatttatttttatttctcttcaaaatttcaaacattttttttgtaaacaatcaGGAGATTATTGGAAAGTGACTGAAGAAGATTTGCCAGCAAAATAAAGTTGTGgaggcagtccaattgccacgaaaagaagctatatgcacgtgtccagcacacacacacgcacaagacTGATGAGATGTCAAAAGGAAACGAGTTGCAAACCGCAAAAAGAGACAGATCAAGAAAGGATAGAGACCTGAAAGTCCATTGGGGCTTCATCCCTAAGAGGAGTTACCGACGTCGAGGAAGAACGCCCGGCGATGCACAGGCAGGAAAAGTCACTCCTGCAGTGCTGGAAAGACTGTTGGAGGTTGTGAACAGACACGCAGGAAGCGTGAGAGTCATAACCGACAGCCGTTACGGTGAGGAAGCCCTCAAAGACGTTCTGGCCATTTGGGATGAACATGGCTACGGGGGTGTGAAAGGAAGACTTAATGGGCCCTAGGAGGGGGCCCGCTGGTAAAGAAACAAAGTTCCTCGATACGTCAGAGAAAGGAGATTTATAGTTGTAGGAGTTGAGAAATGGGacaagacacacacgcacgtcagGGCGAAACACCGTGTGGGCATCTGTGAGCATCGTTGTCAAGTGGGAGGAGACTAAAGTGAAGACGCACGCCACCAGGAGGAAGACGACATCAGTGCTTCAGAGACAAGACACATGGACAGACTTTTTGACGGAGCCTCTGCGGTCTCCAGATGTTTTACAAGACAAATAGGGAACTAATGAGTGAGTATGGTTACTGTCCCAGCTATGTTGAGATGACGGGGTAACTCCCCAGCAACGATGATGTAGAATGGTGCGAATTTAGAGGTGTAAATTTAGTAGTTTGAACGCACCGGCCAACTTTGCTAATCTACCATATTTGATTTGCAAATGTAAGTAGAGGATACATTTGTTCGAAGAAATCGGATCTTCTAGGAGGTGGAGGGTCAAGCACAATGGTACAGCAATGCCTAGTGTGTCCCGTTACCCAAGACCAAATGCAGCAGTTATTGAGAGGagaaagcaaaaaacaaaaaaggaagttTGCATCCCCGGCCCCAATTTCCTCCTTTTTAATTTGTAAACGTCTCCTTAATAGGGCTCCAAAAAGCCTGTCTAGGAAGGCGTTAAAGAGTGTCAAAAAGTATTTGATAGAAGTGTGATGTTGAAAGGTTTTGTAATAACaacttccattttatttttgtgtttttattttggaagcaaATGTGAGCGATAAACACCTGCCGGCCAGTCCCTCTGCTATGCGGAGGGATTGGCCGTTCTATGTTCTAAAATTGTGTTGTGTTTCCGACACGTACGTGTTTTGAATGGACCCAGATGCATTCTTAGTAGATTGAATTTGTCGAAATTCGCGTGGACGGTCGGAAGGACGGTTGTGGGGACCTGTGGCTTTCCCACATCCCCGCCGTCCTTAAATGGCTTGCCCCTGATGTCAAGCATGGAGACCAGGCTGAGTGGAGTGCCTTAGATGGGATGGCTACTCTGACCTGATGACTTCAGCAACGCAACTCGAGATGTGCCATGGCCCACCGAGACCATGGGTTGTCCTCGTTGATATCCTGTCGCACCATCTGGCCTCTGGTTCACATAGCTTGGCGCCACCTGGACGGATCACGATGCGTCACGTCCGACTGGCGGTGTGGCCGGTGTGTGGCTGTTAGCCTGGCTCATCGTCCTGTGTCCAAAGACTTCTACACCCGAGTAGAGGGACCCGATGCTGCTCCTGTCGTGGCTGTGCGACCCTCCCTCGGCGCGGAGGACCTTGCTTTGGACATTGATCCGGTGACGGCTTCTTCTATAAGCCATCGCTGAGGGGGCCGACAACATCTACGACAACGTCAACGACAACGTCAACGACAACGTCAACGACAACGTCAACGACAACGTCAACGACAACGTCAACGTCAACGACAACAACTTCGACAATGATGGCAACGGCAGCGACGACGACATCAGCGTCCGTCACGGCGGCGTGTTCATTCAGGACCGCGTGGAATGTCTTGCTGTTTCAGCCCGCCTGACGGACTACTCCCTGATTCCTCTACTGGGGAagttgtggacatttttttggACTCTAAGAACGAGATGCCAATGTGGCTCCCAACTGTGGTGGAGGGCAAGGCAGTTCTTTTGCCTGTCCCAAAACTCGAGGAGGGGATatcaagtggcatggtggtacaagatggtgtaaaattgggTATCGAATTTGGCCCatgcacattggctatcccaaaacatgtagtagttccaaaatatcaccaggagatggtgttaaagcttgacataggggtgacctgatggaaactaacaaatctaataaattaaattgttaacAACTGGGAGGGTACGACcagttcaaacacgtagcaacgcacaattttggaatatgagtttgctatgccataattttaagatgtaacagcttgagcaatatcaatatatatgtTTAAGTGAGAAGAACCCATTATTATGGTTAAGTATGATTATGTGTTAAGATTGATCTTTACTAgacaaaatatatgttattaatgttgcaatgttttgtccaacctgtatttaacattggtgttccttccatacctgaatgtattaagttgagaggagacatcaAGAGCTAATAGtgaaagaacgagcaaaacaggaaacagctGCATCCGGTGGCGTAGTACAATCATACGCAGTGGTTGCTGCTTTAAGCAAGGTtcccaagacaaccagtggtttccggctggcctggacagggatcagctaAGGTACATTATCGAagcttccagaaacttccagaaagGCCACCTCACGTGCCGGTGAGGTAATTCCGATGAGGTAATgtcagaagcctataaatatgttgTCCTGACACAGAGCGAGCGGTTCTTCCTAGTCATGGCGATGGCCGTAAAGAACGCCGCAtagacgaagatggatttttcattctttttgaaattgaaccaaaatctactaaaatgaattggactttgtcaaattttaatctTTGAATTGGACTTtgaaattttaagcttcgaggaaggcagaaaggggaagacgCCATCGTTACGGCGTTGGGTAAgctcctcatggccagacctttcctcttttttaaacagaattcggattttgaaACAAAGGAAAGCCGATCACtcaacttgttcaaccaaataggattttaaacctttagtctcctctcttgttctgtgtgggtgagtcttgttattttgttttttcgacttgtaattctttttcttgcttattcatttaatctcttcttgagccttaatttggtatcgattatttcgtattaactatgtcgagcatggttttatatgcagtaattaccgtttttttccgtgtatagtgcgcccccatgtataatacacaccctaaaaatggcatgctgatgctggaaaaaagcctgtacccatgtataatacgcacccaatttttatgaattttttttatgaattattttaaatttatttatttttttatttttttaagtcccaatgatcgtcacacacgcagggaggcaatgggtcccatttttatagtctttggtatggtcttaactaaaaatttttttttgttggcgttgatttctccgactgcccataaacgcaccaccgcgctccgtgcgcgcacgggaaagaggcgtgcggacgtgaaaaaggcggctctgtatgggagagacgttcaagaggaataaaaacacccttggaaatcaaaacttggtgatttcaagtttcatttcgagggacatttgtcacgtctcgtccccagttttgctatgtgtctaggttgccatagtttttgttcgcgtcgcccctctcttcctgtgtcacctcaatcgatgtaacgtgttttgtatttaagtcctgtctgcccctcgctcaccgtcgagTCAttacatgtgttactgtcatgatgtctgtttgctttctgttcctgtctttggtacagtcaccctgtctttttgttccacgactttgtcggtcagtcctgttgttggttttgttttcttaaaaaataaaaaataaaaataaaaaattttttttgtacccatgtataatgcgcaccccagattttaggacaataaattcgttaaattttgcgcactatacacggaaaaaaacggtagaacttcaaaatgtctttatttccctatcatagtcattctttagacctttagtcttctctcttgttctgtgtgggtgagtttagctattttgtttttcatccgtccattttctgaaccgcttagtccccacgggggtcgcgggagtgctggagcctatcccagccgtcatcaggcagtaggcgggggacactctgaaccgatcggacaatttggagtcttcaatcggcctaccaagcatgtttttgggatgtgggaggaaaccggagtgcccggcaaaaacccacacgggcccggggagaacatacaaactccacacagggagggccggaggtggaatcgaacccgcaccctcctaactgcgaggcggacgtgctacccagtgcgacaccgagccgtttgttttttcgacttgtaattctttttcttgcttattcattaaatctcttcttgagccttaattcggtatcgattatttcgtattaactatgtcgagcatggttttatatgcagtaattacaactttaaaatgtctttattttcctatcatagtcattctttaaatccgttcaattctttttaaagtgaagacagctttaatccttaacatcaggaattgtcagatctggttcgaagtagttatcttgagctcagttagggcgagggcgctctagtaaattaacgaatccttgaggtcttaacaaaggcatctaaaaaatatccgtaacgtaataccagcatcaaacaaccgaagggagccatcattactgttagggtggtgctcactctaacttattttgcaagaaccacacaggagtcaagcaagtcattttagacacctgcaggcgaagagttcactcgtcgctgtgcttacagcgatggtcgaatgaagtctgactcaggcctcgtcaggtgcttatttattgagagaaacagagtggggttgaaagtgggggtgtgggaacacacaggttagggtggagacgctcccctgctgatcaaagcatagcagggggccttttacgactttctgtaaacaaagcaactttgattatttcctctgcgtctagtcaatcagttgaaaggatcttagcactttggtaaactaattttgtctagacaggacaaactagttaaattattacaggttgcattccaacataatcataggatgaagatattctgcaaaccctaacaattacggcgcggtcatttcgacgactcgcctcgaattCAGTTACTCGcctcgcgcgtcggatgacatgaaaggggttggcgtcgtaaaattacggtagttatcttgagctcagctagggcaaGTGCGTTCGAGTAAATCAACGAATCCCTTCGGTCTTACCAAAGACAGATACATTTATCCGAGCGATAACAAATGCTTCAAATCGAAAATGGGGATAGAGCCGCTGATAAAAAGGCCATGGTCATCTTGATTATGGGCCTCAAGTTTCCGCCACCTGTCATTCCCTCCCCGCCTTCATCGAGGCCCTGCGCACGGTGTTTGACCCGATCTCCTCAGACCGAGAGAAGGCGCGGGAGCTGTGCCAGCTGACCCAGGGTCGAGAGACTGTCGGGGACTACGCGATCCGCTTCCTcactctggccgcggaatgcgggtggaacTCGACGGCCCTGTATGACGTCTTTCTCAGGGGCCTTTCCGGACCCATACAGGACCAGCTCGTCCCCCTCGACCTCCCCACAGACCTCGACGCTCTCATCGCGCTGGCCATCCGCACGGACAACCGACTGCAGGAACACAACCGCCTTCCCCCCGTGTCAGTGGCCTGGTCTTCACCTCTCGAGGCATACCCCGTCAGGCCGAACGCGGATTAGGGGTAAAGACTGAACTGCTAGATACGACAGTGAAAGCCAAGGCGCTCAATGGACAAGCACTTACAGGCAAGACTTTATTCCCTTTCGGCACCCGAAAAGCAGGCTTTGACCGATTATATTGACGCGTCACTTAAAGCGGGTTTGATTAGATCGTCATCGTCTCCTGTGGGGgccggatttttttttgtgggcaagaAAGACGGTACCCTACGCCCCTGCATAGACTACAGTCCCCTCAATCAGATCACTCATGTCAACCGTATTTGATCAACTGCAACAAGCTCGGGTGTTCACCAAGCTAGATTTGCGCAACGCGTACCACCTAGTGCGCATCAGGGAGGGGGATGAATGGAAAACGGGATTTAACACTCCCAGAGGACACTTCGAGTACTTAGTAATGCCTCACCAATGCACCCGCTGTATTCCAGGCCATGTTTAATTTTCTGCCCAAATTAATATTTCTAAAAAGGTGCATATTTTTTGGGTCCTTAGGTGTCCCTAAGTACGAATATGCCGCGCTTTTTTGGTTATGACGTTGCGTATATGAAATATGCGGCATCTATATATAGACTATGTGCTGATACGTGCACAAAAATCTGAGCATTCTGACGATTTGCAAGTGTAGCGTCAtgtaatttatttgaatgttcagAGATAGTTGTGTTTTACACGTAACAGCTGTCTGCAACATGAAAGGGACCATTTCCACAATTTTCAATGGGCGTGCATGTGCAACGGCGGCCGTCATCCCCAGGGTATGGGGACCAGCCGTAAGAAAATGCCAAAGTTTCTATGAACACAAGTGGCTTTCATAGCCGTATTTATTTGAAACAAACTTTCAACAACAAACTTTCAAACTTGCGGTACCATAAACGCAGATATAAACTGTAACTCAGCAGTGATGGTCAGCTTTGCGCCGCCACTTCCGGTCAGAAAACGGATCAcgcgaccagtgcttctcacacATTTTATTCCGGCTGGTGGTAAGCACGGAAACACTTCACAGTGCACAGTGCCACGCGGCACTTGGAGCACGCACTGGACGGACGCGACTTGCAAGTCGGCAGTGCGCACTTTCGGCCTTGCGCCGCCACTTCCGGCCAGTGCTCCACGGTGTCGAAGCGGGAGTCATCGGCAACTGCGCACACGCGCGGTCTGCCCGATCTCCGAGCTCGAGTGGCGCCTGGTGCTGCAACCAGAGTTCGGGCCACCTCGCGTCGGAACTCCAGCAGAGACATCCCGCCGTGCTCATCCAGCCGGTGCAGCACCCATGCGTTGAAGACGGCCGCGTCCAGCATCCAAGTGAATATCGGCCACCACCACTTCTTCCGGCGCATGTTGATGCGGTAGAGCTCGATGCTCTGGTCGGCGCGGTCCGTGCCGCCCATGCTGCGGTTGTACAGCTGGACAACAAATGGCTGGTCCACTGccaccttcttcttctcctgcctTGACCAGCGTGACACCTTCTGCAGAGGATGCTCAGCGGCGATGGTGACCACGGCGTTATCCTTCCACCGAGTGAGCGCAATCTTGTTTGCCGTGTCGTACACGACAGAGACAGCACCACGCGGCTTCCTCTTCATAGCCTTCTGATCTGTGATCGGGCAAGAGCGCGGGATGCGGTTTTCTCGGATCGTCCTCGTGCAAGCGTAGCCCCGCCTGCGCAGCTCTGCAACTAGCGGGAGGCCGGTGAAATAGTTGTCTATGTAGATGCGCAGCGGAAGTGCACGCACAGCATCGGGGAGGTTGTCCAGAAGTCGAAGGAGCGTGCCACCGCCCTTGCCGAACTTGCGTTCCACTTCAGAGGCATCTACACTCGCCCCCTGGTAGATGTCGAAGTGGAGCAGGAAGCCGTTGGTCCCACTGTTCAGGCACCAGGCCTTGTAGCCGAACCGCACCGGATTGTTTCGGATTGCTTGCTTGCATCGATGTCTTCCAAAGTATTCAATCATTGCCTCGTCCAGATCAAGATTGCAGTCCATTGGATACGCCTCCCCGAACCGAGCGTTGAGGATGTCCATCATGGGACGCAGCTTTGTCATCCGGTCGCTGCTGTTCTGGCGCGTGTTGTCGGCACAGTGAATGTAGCGGATGATCTCCTCGAACCTGTTGCGTGACATGGCCCCAGCGACGAGGGCGCAATGGAGATCTTCATCTGTGTTCCAGTAGTGTCGGCGACTGGGGAGCTGGTGGTAACCCGACAGCAGCAAGATCCCCACCACGCGCTTCAATTCTCCGATGGTGAGCTGGAAGTTGGAGTCAGCCACTGCCGCATACTTGATGGTCTCTCGAAGAAGGTGAGGATATAAATCAGAAAGGAAGAACTCCAGCTTCTGAACTGCGCTCTTTCCAACCAAAATTGTGGGGACGGCGAGAGGCCTGGCGTCCGGGAATTTTGTCAGGCGCGTTTTACTGTTGGTCCAATTGTAGTCCAACGCATCTTTCTGCGAGCGTTTCTTTGAGGAGGAGGCCTGTTGgggctcctcttcttcctcagtgtcgccatcatcatcatctccgaTCACACGTCCGTCGGCGAGAACCACCACGGCGGGAGCGCTAAGCTGCCGTCCCAAAAGATTATTGAACGTTCCTCCGCAGTCTTCCTCGCCCGTGTCTTCGTCAGACTCGAAACTGACCACGGGTGGAGCAATAAAGATTTTATCCACAACTGCGTCCTCATCTTTGATTGCATCGAAGACCTCCATCGCCGACTTTGTACCCATAGACGCGGAAAGTCTATGTATAGATGTTTCGCATAAAACAATACATAGAGGAAATACGTTAGGGCGAATCATCACTGCAATCACATATGTCAATAACcattatatgataattgttcccTAAAAGGTTCACCCTGCTATCTCGAGTCTATCATAATTTCCCGGAGCTCACCTTTTTGCATCTTCCATCGTGAATCGCGATCGTCTGGCTTCGCTCACTTAGCATGTGTGACTCATAAACCGGGAAAATGGCAGCGGTTCCGGGTTTGACAGGTCAAAGGTTGGTTATAACCGGATACAATCGGCACGAATGCTTGTCGTCATTTGACGGCGCCGGAAGCTGCAGAAATTGGAGCGTCTACATATAGACTAAAGGCTGAAACGGGTGAGAGACTTTTTGGATCATTTTGTTTATGTGTATTTGGACGACATTctgatctaccgtttttttccgtgtatagtgcgcccccatgtataatacgcaccctaaaaatggcatgctgatgctggaaaaaagcttgtacccatgtataatacgcacccaatttttatgaattttttttttattttattttttatttttttttaagtcccaatgatcgtcacacacacagggaggcaatgggtcccatttttatagtctttggtatggtcttaactaggctgaatgtaattttttttgttggcgttgatttctccgactgcccgtaaacgcaccaccgcgctccgtgcgcgcacgggaaagaggcggctctgtatgggaaagacgttgaagaggaataaaaacacccttggaaaccaaaacttgcccctcgtcgtgactcggagctgcaacaaatgtttcggatttgtgtagggtacattgtgacagacggcaaacgagcaggtgatcgagcaagccttgtctgatacgagagcattgcggtcgcatggagcgtgtttgaagtgaacagcagagaagaaaggaacaaggcaaagtgttgtgaaataaaatgcacagaacggatgcgcaagacacgtcagctatataaagagcgagagttgttttcttcctattagtttcaattcacagtttaattagcagtttcaatcagcaaataacaaaatgcgtattacaggtaatattttatttcacaacactttgccttgttcctttggtctctgctgttcatcctaaaacacaaaggcgctctttaagcaatgcgacagtgagcgcccggcgcgctgcaccaaattaagctccctgcgcagtgcgcactgaggtccacttaaattttagaaagtacatcaggactttaaaaatatcttctaaatttcagcgatggctctgtcacaataatcgaccagcgcggtgcagttgggcggtcggcggcgcgctacggttgagcgttctctctcgcgctctctcgctctctctcgctctcgcacacacgcgcacctgcgcgcacacgcaaaccggatattatacggaggccgccattacagatgcgcaagacacgtcagctatataaagagcgagagttcagttctctacttaaatccgtattacaggtaatattttatttcacaacactttgccttgttcctttcttctctgctgttcacttcaaacacgctccatgcgaccgcaatgctctcgtatcagataaggcttgctcgatcacctgctcgtttgccgtctgtcacaatgtaccctacacaaatccgaaacatttgttgcggctccgagtcacgaggggcaagttttggtttccaagggtgtttttattcctcttcaacgtctctcccgcacggagcgcggtggtgcgtttatgggcagtcggagaaatcaacgccaacaaaaaaaattacatccagcctagttaagaccataccaaagactataaaaatgggacccattgcctccctgtgtgtgtgacgatcattgggacttaaaaaaaaaaaaaaaaaaaaaaaattaaaactttttttgtacccatgtataatgcgcaccccagattttaggacaataaattagttaaattttgcgcactatacacggaaaaaaacggtactcagcGGATTTTGAGACCCATGACTCTCATGTTAAGACAATATTGCAACGCCTCCTTGATCACCAGCTTTACGTCAAAGCCAAAAAGAGCGAGTTCCACGCCAATACTGTATCTTTCCTTGGCTTCATTATAGCCCCTGGCAAAGTGCAGATGGACCCGGCAAAAGTAAGCGCGGTGACTTAATGGCCTACACCTGATAGTCGCAAAAAGGTGCAGCAATTCCTCGGCTTTGCTAACTTTTATAGGCGGTTCATCAgaggcttcagcgccacagcggcTCCACTGCATGCTCTAACTTCCCCAAAGGTTCCGTTCTGTTGGATGGCAAAGGGGGAAGCGGCCTACCAGGAGCTGAAGAGGCGATTCAGCTCCGCCCTGATCCTCATGCTGCCCGACCCATCTCGTCAGTTCGTGGTGGAGGTTGACGCCTCCAATCGGGGAATCGGCGCCCTCTTGTCGCAGAGGGCCCAGACCGACAACAAGCTTCATCCGTGCGCGTTCCTGTCCCGACGGCTGA from Syngnathus typhle isolate RoL2023-S1 ecotype Sweden linkage group LG8, RoL_Styp_1.0, whole genome shotgun sequence harbors:
- the LOC133158442 gene encoding piggyBac transposable element-derived protein 3-like is translated as MGTKSAMEVFDAIKDEDAVVDKIFIAPPVVSFESDEDTGEEDCGGTFNNLLGRQLSAPAVVVLADGRVIGDDDDGDTEEEEEPQQASSSKKRSQKDALDYNWTNSKTRLTKFPDARPLAVPTILVGKSAVQKLEFFLSDLYPHLLRETIKYAAVADSNFQLTIGELKRVVGILLLSGYHQLPSRRHYWNTDEDLHCALVAGAMSRNRFEEIIRYIHCADNTRQNSSDRMTKLRPMMDILNARFGEAYPMDCNLDLDEAMIEYFGRHRCKQAIRNNPVRFGYKAWCLNSGTNGFLLHFDIYQGASVDASEVERKFGKGGGTLLRLLDNLPDAVRALPLRIYIDNYFTGLPLVAELRRRGYACTRTIRENRIPRSCPITDQKAMKRKPRGAVSVVYDTANKIALTRWKDNAVVTIAAEHPLQKVSRWSRQEKKKVAVDQPFVVQLYNRSMGGTDRADQSIELYRINMRRKKWWWPIFTWMLDAAVFNAWVLHRLDEHGGMSLLEFRREVARTLVAAPGATRARRSGRPRVCAVADDSRFDTVEHWPEVAAQGRKCALPTCKSRPSSACSKCRVALCTVKCFRAYHQPE